AGAATCCGGTGAAAAATCCAATGATTGGAAATCCTGTAATGATGTCGAATACCGATTTCAAAGTAATTGCCTTATTGTCCATGGTTCATGCAACTTGTTTAACTGTCGTTGTAACAATTCCAACCGCCAATCCCACTTCACCGAAGTCATCAAGACTGGTGGTGTATTTAATACCATCGCCGGCCAGGGTGTAGATCACCCCATCAGCAGTCAGAGTGGATCCACGTAATTGATCAATCATCCAATCGATCAGGGTAAAGAGCTCATCGCTTAAGGCTGTGGCGCCACTCCGGTTAACACAGATCAACAGAAAATCAACGGTGTGCGTAACTGCCACCCGTTTTCCCAGCGCATCCTTGCCGACCAAATCACCTTCGGGTAAATGAACCAGTACTGCGGGAACATCGATGGCCAGCTCCTTCAGCCGGGAAAGTTCTCCATTGTAGGCTTTAACGGTTTTCGGATATCCCCCGAGAACTTTTCCCTGCATGAAGACAATCAGCTCATCCCGAAATTCCTTGATCAAAATGACTCCAGTATTTCATCGGTGAACATTTTTGAATCCGAAGTTTTATTTGACTGATTTTTCCATGTAGTAGTTGAAGGTGAAACCGAGGAAACCGGGAGTTGCATCTCACCGGCCGCGATTTGATCTAACCAATCCATTGCCATCTTCCGCATATCAATTATTGACTGTGGAATTTCCCCGAGTGTCTTCCGCTCATAAAGCAGGTAGGCAGTAATCCTCGAGGAAATTTCCTTAATCAAACTTGGGACAACAGTAAATGGTACCTGATGCTTTTGAGCGAGCTTCGAGTCGATGATTGTATCGGCCATTTGGATACGGCTGTCAATCACCGATGAATCCGGACTATTGTCCTTATCATCATCGGTCAGTTGAAGTACCATCGCTGGTGTAATCAACGCCTGAATATCCGAGGTGGCACAATATGGCATTATTCGTCTCCGCCTTCGCCGGAACCGGAATCGCCCTGATCATCATCGGCTTTTCCAACTGCGACAACAGAGAGGCCTTTTGCCTCCTCCGGCGTCAGAAAAACAGCAGATCCTTCCTTCAATAATTTGCCATCCTTCCAGATATCGATTCCGGAAACGATGTACTTCTGGGTGCCCTTCTTATTGGCCATTTTTATTCTCCTAATTGTGGAAAGTCATTTTCTGTTAATCCAACTACTTCAAAGGCATTGCCCTCAAAGATTTCCGGGAACTCAGTCACTGAATTGACAGAGCAAACCCACCGTCCTTGATTATCCTGGACAGCATTGAAGATGTTCGGTCCCGATTGGTAACCTTGGTTTTGATCGATGAATATTTGATTAAGTATGAAATAGTATGACAGCATTATGCTCTCCCAAGGGCCGTTTTGAAATCAGCCATGATTTGGTTAAATGAAAGACCGACTGCTGAATCGAAACCGTCAGCAGTGCCAACTGAAGTTCCATAAACTGTATTAGCTATGTGTGACTGGGGAGTACCATTTCCATTTACACAACCAATCAGAATTTCAACCGAAGCGCGCCCGGTTGATATACTTGGATCGGTTCCCTGTGTTGTATTTTTTTGATGTACGGCTTCAGTTGATACTTTCCTCCAAGCCAAAAAGAAACCAGCCTGGTCAGTGGAAGAAACCACATTGGTCGAAGCAAGACCATTTATCCTTGCACCAACATTTGAAGACGTTCCAAGCGGTACCAACTCGCAGAAATAATCACTCGCAGCCTTTGCTCCCATGACCCGCCTTCCAGTGGTTGTGCTCGCTGTTTTGATATGAGCCATCAGGTGTCCGGAATTCAATCCCAGATTGGTGGATGGAATAATACCGGTCTGCATGTATTGAGATGTGCCGTTGAAGGCTACACCATCAGCGCTGTGCGTTGGACTACCAACGAAGGTTCCTTGAAATGTGGCTGGGTTTTTCAGGTTATAGGAGTGGGCCGTTGCATTACCACCAACAAACGGATAAAAGGCAATCAGATCATTCCAAATCCCTGCTGACTTCAGCGATAAAACCAAACTGTTTACTGCATTCTGAATTGCAGAATCTGAAATTCCAGCAGCAGTGATAAATGCCTGGGCATCTGAATCAAAACTCGGGTCAACCGTGACCTTCTTTTTTATTTTGAAGGGCTTTTTTCTGGCCGGTTGAAAGTTCATCATAACTCAACAATTCTGGCCTTTTGACTGGCTGTTGAAACCGTCTGCTTTACATGCAAATACACGCTTCCCGAAACTCCGGCTTTTGCCGGTATAGCAATCGGATCCGGTGTCTTTGCAGGCCACCTGGCGTCATTCGCTGAATCGATCTGGTTTGCAGTGGCAACGCCATCAAACCGGATGTAAACTTCTGAGTCTGCATCAACGATAATGTATTGAGTCCCGGCAGTAATAGGGCCATAAACGGCCTCTGCACCACTGCTGATATTCAAAGCTGTTTTAACAGACCATTCGTAATCAGGCATTTGTTCTCCAAAAAATGGGGGTGAAA
The sequence above is a segment of the Bacteroidota bacterium genome. Coding sequences within it:
- a CDS encoding DUF1320 domain-containing protein; translated protein: MPYCATSDIQALITPAMVLQLTDDDKDNSPDSSVIDSRIQMADTIIDSKLAQKHQVPFTVVPSLIKEISSRITAYLLYERKTLGEIPQSIIDMRKMAMDWLDQIAAGEMQLPVSSVSPSTTTWKNQSNKTSDSKMFTDEILESF